The following are from one region of the Streptomyces fradiae genome:
- a CDS encoding HPP family protein, which yields MTTAQPAAAPAVAVRPASAPPRPRPRVLLASTAISVTALLLLVAVGTVLHQPLLIPPLAASMALVAGAPDLPLAQPRSVVGGQLLSALTGFAVLALAGPGLWSAALAGGLALGVMAAARTPHSPAAATAVIVALQHPPVLDLPGPPRPRGGAPGRRRPGGRARDGTALSRVLDLGPVPVSP from the coding sequence GTGACCACCGCCCAGCCCGCCGCCGCGCCCGCCGTCGCCGTCCGGCCCGCCTCGGCGCCGCCCCGGCCCCGCCCGCGCGTGCTGCTCGCCTCCACGGCCATCAGCGTCACGGCGCTCCTGCTGCTCGTCGCCGTCGGCACGGTCCTCCACCAGCCGCTGCTCATCCCGCCGCTCGCCGCCAGCATGGCCCTCGTCGCGGGCGCCCCCGACCTGCCGCTCGCCCAGCCCCGCTCGGTCGTCGGCGGCCAGCTCCTCTCCGCCCTCACCGGCTTCGCCGTCCTCGCCCTCGCCGGCCCCGGCCTCTGGTCCGCCGCCCTCGCCGGCGGCCTCGCCCTCGGCGTGATGGCCGCCGCCCGCACCCCCCACTCCCCGGCCGCCGCCACCGCGGTCATCGTCGCCCTCCAGCACCCCCCCGTTCTGGACCTTCCTGGCCCTCCTCGCCCTCGCGGCGGTGCTCCTGGTCGCCGTCGGCCTGGCGGGCGCGCGCGTGACGGGACGGCGCTATCCCGCGTACTGGATCTAGGGCCCGTCCCCGTTTCCCCCTAA
- a CDS encoding pyridoxamine 5'-phosphate oxidase family protein, translating to MRTHLPGSTVLERTGITPVAAAFLEAQPMLVLGAADPAGRVWASLLTGRPGFARATGPHTFSVAGGIPAHDPLGTAVTGSDTDMDTDTAGTPVGTLAVDPRTRRRLRLNGLARPSARGLRVETERVFANCSAYVSQRRLYGTGDAGVVLGPGVGAVRRGTALSRAQQRLVKAADTFFVASATPDGADVSHRGGRPGFVTVESPTELSWPDYPGNDMFRTLGNFAADGRAGLLLLDWPTGTTLQLSGLAHTEYGPGGRTVRFRLDHTVQARTPIRWSAPVTPTPQPAAHPASNLTAKDHL from the coding sequence ATGCGCACGCACCTCCCCGGCTCCACCGTCCTCGAACGCACCGGCATCACCCCGGTGGCCGCCGCCTTCCTGGAGGCCCAGCCGATGCTGGTGCTCGGCGCCGCCGACCCGGCCGGCCGGGTCTGGGCGAGCCTGCTCACCGGCCGCCCCGGCTTCGCACGCGCCACCGGCCCGCACACCTTCTCCGTCGCCGGTGGCATCCCCGCCCACGACCCGCTCGGCACGGCGGTCACCGGCAGCGACACCGACATGGACACCGACACCGCCGGCACCCCCGTCGGCACCCTCGCCGTCGACCCGCGCACCCGGCGCCGGCTGCGCCTCAACGGCCTCGCCCGCCCCAGCGCGCGCGGGCTGCGCGTCGAGACCGAGCGGGTCTTCGCCAACTGTTCCGCGTACGTGTCACAGCGCCGGCTGTACGGCACGGGCGACGCGGGCGTCGTCCTGGGGCCCGGGGTCGGGGCCGTGCGGCGCGGCACCGCGCTCAGCCGCGCCCAGCAGCGCCTGGTCAAGGCCGCCGACACCTTCTTCGTCGCCAGCGCCACGCCCGACGGCGCCGACGTCAGCCACCGCGGCGGCCGCCCCGGCTTCGTCACCGTCGAATCGCCCACCGAGCTGAGCTGGCCCGACTACCCGGGCAACGACATGTTCCGCACCCTCGGCAACTTCGCCGCCGACGGGCGCGCCGGACTGCTCCTGCTCGACTGGCCCACCGGCACCACCCTCCAGCTCTCCGGCCTTGCCCACACCGAGTACGGCCCCGGTGGCCGGACCGTCCGCTTCCGCCTCGACCACACCGTCCAGGCCCGGACACCGATCCGCTGGTCGGCCCCCGTGACCCCCACTCCTCAACCCGCCGCTCACCCCGCCTCGAACCTCACCGCGAAGGACCACCTGTGA
- a CDS encoding CGNR zinc finger domain-containing protein — MTVPTAAAPAPDPRPLTGEPVSLDLLNTRWMADGVRQDLLTDTDGLAIWLAANGLDGRFAADPATLRHTLTARDALGALVDRPGDPAATARVDAVLDHGRIRAVLSTEGPGERPEFADPAWGPGWTAARDYLDLLRTQPDRIRKCAHEACILHFFDTSRNGTRRWCSMALCGNRAKASRHYARTKDQ, encoded by the coding sequence ATGACCGTCCCGACCGCCGCCGCCCCCGCCCCCGACCCGCGGCCGCTCACCGGCGAGCCCGTCTCCCTGGACCTGCTCAACACCCGCTGGATGGCGGACGGCGTACGGCAGGACCTGCTGACGGACACCGACGGGCTGGCGATCTGGCTGGCCGCCAACGGACTCGACGGGCGCTTCGCCGCCGACCCGGCCACCCTGCGGCACACCCTCACCGCCCGGGACGCGCTCGGCGCGCTCGTCGACCGGCCCGGCGACCCGGCGGCCACCGCGCGGGTGGACGCGGTCCTCGACCACGGGCGCATCCGGGCCGTGCTCAGCACCGAGGGCCCGGGCGAGCGGCCGGAGTTCGCCGACCCCGCCTGGGGTCCCGGCTGGACCGCCGCGCGCGACTACCTCGACCTCCTGCGCACCCAGCCGGACCGGATCCGCAAGTGCGCCCACGAGGCGTGCATCCTGCACTTCTTCGACACCTCGCGGAACGGGACCCGCCGCTGGTGCTCGATGGCCCTGTGCGGCAACCGGGCCAAGGCCTCCCGGCACTACGCCCGCACGAAGGACCAGTGA